The proteins below are encoded in one region of Leishmania mexicana MHOM/GT/2001/U1103 complete genome, chromosome 27:
- a CDS encoding putative ABC transporter, producing the protein MPEAGPRVPSPNSTTTKQKPLASFASPGAPSGSRFSQNNCWVFGEGQRLTPAVEDEYSPMSGRNLTLFRSDERMMRDTALRTGEMRTTTLKTEAHASLSVPENDLNDGNYVEMTAEQIPQPQADDQYNVFNRRSASARSSAHCRHRAGCCQQLRHTLLRVLILMKREWCSTLCEFLIPILFVFGSVILWAVFGTTEDSSGLYYSATGPDKVFAMADTISSSLCYNASLASGIAGLTPCVAGKRYYCPHGRGIPSGFCYDPPLKNVVAQLLGALPLTTSPMLPLDTLIACQWVAMDQSIRASTPFSYGGLLYFAPRTPEVESLVSYMRTQSKLFDNAYGGTFATAAEAASHILSLTHDDPPTWGVVELDSYTADTFNVRIMVNSSALPATSKSVLSGYLGGLDTSTNSPYIFSGYTTLQTLVYHHYTASVLGKPTTKPLTYTAMPTKAYHTSSFLLTGASLAPLILVLGFLYPVSQLTKRIVVEKELRIREAMLIMGLSEWTMYLAWLVVYGVWYTVVSAIITILLRLTYLPESSPWYIFFMFLLFSWSTIALSGAIAAVFSKARLAAIIAPLIYFAMAIPLFAMEKASGGAKMGIMILSPSAFAVGLALLFEHEMNGGAGAGALAYFRDDPKLIVVFVLLLVDIFVYLLLMMYFDRVVPKEWGTTRNPLFFIIDPVRWCFCRRRAGDDDMDGDGAGDGRAEDGVFEAVDPAVEEAAAVRIRGLRKTFRRGGKAFAAVDRLCWSLKEGEISVLLGHNGAGKSTTMNLMTGMLEADGGDCYVYGHSVRHELSSVRQEIGLCPQHNILWPQLTVREHLDYYAAIKGLRGSEKEDAIGRLLAAVDLEDKAHYMSKALSGGQKRKLSVAVAFVGGSRLVILDEPTAGMDVGARRHAWSLLKEMAKWHTILLTTHFMDEADLLGDTVAIMSKGRLQCAGSNMFLKSRLGVGFVLTMSVVSHARRGPIEQMVQTLVPAAEAIGSGAGEVAYRLPMASKPAFPDLLCAVEEGIPGLGINAYSLSATTLEEVFIKIAEGPDAERDADALAAEEKADATEAVWNVEMEKGRWARRRLQFRAMMAKRLWNALRDRRTQFFQIVCPVACVLLAMLLTLVKLFSTPTILLSSDVYGTTVDIPLANCEGVLDVTTPFSTTVHMDIWTDTPDASAFSKKLNRTYQTHARERYGGVSCAAAGSGETYHSVFYNTSALHEVAIETANVFAAHLRVATGRYNTSVTTAVAPLPKTSQQQAVESSLYAMMIAVIIMIPFTFIPSTFVGWIVRERECKARHLQNVSGLSFYIYWLSNFLFDLCSYIITMCLVIVVFLVFGRDEYVALNNIGATFVVLLLYGVSGILMAYALSFAFDNHSTAQNVVMLVNFIVGFLLVLAVSALTLIEATGKVAKVLRFIFRIVPSYCVGEAINNLALLKVTRAFGVDTSTWDMDVVGWVCVYMAIEIPVFLFITLFIDHPGRRQRSQRLFHNPDGAAEVIEEEDEDVAVERRAVLEGGEREGDLVRVLNLRKEYANGKVAVRNITLGVRPGEVFGFLGTNGAGKTTAISILCQEFYPTSGRAYVCGNDIVTESSEALRCIGYCPQFDACLDLLTVEEHLYLYAGVRGISSRACDRVVRGLMKLCGLTEYRRTKSHELSGGNRRKLSVAVSLIGGPRVVFFDEPSAGMDPVARRGLWNAIETVADNCSVVLTTHHLEEVEALAHRVAIMVDGTLRCIGDKTHLKQKYGTGFEVAVRVADESPEVMAGVELFFEREFPSSKLTEVRAGRFTYQLPNTVRLSSVFTALEQQKEKLQMRDYSVSQTSIEQVFMRISEKAELEHEEAHRQRIESKKSCCMCCCSGLPR; encoded by the coding sequence GACGGCAACTATGTCGAGATGACGGCCGAGCAGATCCCACAGCCCCAAGCGGATGACCAATACAATGTCTTCAACCGCAGGTCGGCATCTGCCAGAAGCTCGGCGCACTGTCGCCATCGGGCTGGATGCTGCCAGCAACTCAGGCACACTCTCCTGCGCGTGTTGATCCTGATGAAGCGAGAGTGGTGCTCGACGCTGTGCGAGTTCTTGATTCCCatccttttcgttttcggCTCCGTCATTCTGTGGGCCGTCTTTGGCACGACAGAAGATTCCTCTGGTCTCTACTATTCTGCCACAGGACCGGATAAGGTGTTCGCAATGGCCGATACGATCAGCAGCTCCCTGTGCTACAACGCGTCCTTGGCgagcggcatcgccggcTTAACGCCATGTGTGGCGGGAAAAAGGTATTACTGCCCCCACGGCCGCGGCATCCCGAGCGGCTTTTGCTACGATCCGCCTCTGAAAAACGTGGTAGCACAGCTCCTCGGCGCTCTGCCACTCACGACATCGCCAATGCTCCCCCTGGACACACTCATCGCGTGTCAGTGGGTGGCGATGGATCAGTCGATTCGAGCATCAACGCCGTTCTCGTACGGCGGTCTGCTGTACTttgcgccgcgcacgccggAGGTGGAGTCGTTGGTGTCGTACATGCGGACCCAGTCCAAGCTGTTCGACAACGCGTACGGCGGCACATTtgcgacggcagcggaggctgCGTCGCACATACTGTCGTTGACGCACGACGACCCGCCGACGTGGGGCGTTGTGGAGCTGGACAGCTACACAGCCGACACGTTCAACGTGAGGATCATGGTCAACTCATCGGCCCTGCCAGCGACGTCGAAGAGCGTTCTGAGCGGGTACCTTGGCGGGCTCGACACGTCGACCAACTCGCCGTACATCTTCTCGGGCTACACGACGCTGCAGACGCTCGTGTACCATCACTACACCGCGAGTGTGCTCGGCAAGCCGACGACGAAGCCGCTGACGTACACCGCCATGCCCACGAAGGCATACCATACCAGCTCCTTCTTGCTGACTGGTGCCTCCCTGGCGCCGCTGATTCTGGTGCTTGGGTTCCTGTACCCCGTGTCGCAGCTGACGAAGCGGATCgtggtggagaaggagctgcgcatTCGCGAGGCCATGCTCATCATGGGTCTCTCTGAGTGGACCATGTACCTTGCGTGGCTCGTGGTGTATGGTGTGTGGTACACTGTGGTGTCGGCTATCATCACGATTCTCCTGCGCTTGACGTACTTGCCGGAAAGCAGCCCCTGGTACATCTTCTTCATGTTCTTGCTCTTCTCGTGGTCCACCATTGCGCTGTCCGGCGCGATTGCGGCTGTGTTCAGCAAGGCGCGGCTGGCGGCCATCATTGCGCCTCTCATCTACTTCGCGATGGCGATACCGCTCTTTGCGATGGAGAAggccagcggcggtgccaagATGGGCATCATGATCCTGAGCCCGAGCGCTTTTGCTGTCGGGCTCGCTCTGCTCTTTGAGCACGAGATGAATGGCGGCGCCGGAGCCGGTGCGCTGGCATACTTCCGCGACGACCCGAAGCTGATCGTTGTGTTTGTGCTCCTCCTTGTGGACATCTTTGTGTACCTGCTGCTGATGATGTACTTCGACCGCGTGGTCCCGAAGGAGTGGGGGACGACGAGGAACCCGCTGTTCTTCATCATCGACCCTGTGCGGTGGTGCttctgccggcgccgcgcgggCGATGACGACATGGACGGGGACGGCGCGGGGGACGGGCGCGCGGAGGACGGCGTGTTCGAGGCGGTGGACCctgcggtggaggaggccgcgGCAGTGCGGATCCGCGGGCTGCGCAAGACGTTcaggcgcggcggcaaggCGTTTGCTGCGGTGGACAGGCTGTGCTGGTCGCTGAAGGAGGGCGAGATTtctgtgctgctggggcACAACGGCGCGGGCAAGTCGACGACGATGAACCTGATGACCGGGATGCTGGAggctgacggcggcgactgcTACGTGTACGGGCACTCCGTGCGGCACGAGCTGAGCTCTGTGCGGCAGGAGATCGGGCTGTGCCCGCAGCACAACATCCTGTGGCCACAGCTGACGGTGCGGGAGCACCTGGACTACTATGCTGCCATCAAGGGGCTGAGGGGGTCTGAGAAGGAGGATGCGATCGGGCGGCTGCTTGCCGCGGTGGACCTGGAGGACAAGGCGCACTACATGTCGAAGGCGCTGTCTGGCGGGCAGAAGCGGAAGCTGTCGGTTGCCGTTGCGTTTGTTGGCGGGAGCCGGCTTGTGATCCTGGACGAGCCGACGGCGGGGATGGACGTtggcgcgcggcggcacgcgtggtcgctgctgaaggagatgGCGAAGTGGCACACGATTCTGCTGACGACGCACTTCATGGACGAGGCGGACCTGCTCGGCGACACGGTTGCGATCATGAGCAAGGGGCGGCTGCAGTGCGCGGGGTCGAACATGTTCCTGAAGTCGAGGCTTGGCGTTGGGTTCGTGCTGACGATGTCCGTCGTGTCGCACGCGCGGCGCGGGCCGATCGAGCAGATGGTGCAGACGCTCGTGCCTGCGGCGGAGGCTattggcagcggcgccggcgaggtCGCGTACCGGCTGCCGATGGCGTCGAAGCCTGCGTTCCCCGACCTGCTGTgcgctgtggaggagggcatcCCCGGCCTTGGGATCAACGCGTACTCGCTGTCGGCGACGACGCTAGAGGAGGTGTTCATCAAGATCGCGGAGGGCCCGGATGCGGAGCGCGACGCGGATGCGCttgcggcggaggagaaggcggatgCGACGGAGGCTGTGTGGAACgtggagatggagaaggggcggtgggcgcggcggcggctgcagttCCGCGCGATGATGGCGAAGCGGCTGTGgaacgcgctgcgcgaccgGCGCACGCAGTTCTTTCAGATCGTGTGCcccgtcgcgtgcgtgctgcttgCGATGCTGCTGACGCTGGTGAAGCTGTTCAGCACGCCGACGATCCTGCTGAGCAGCGACGTGTACGGGACGACGGTGGACATCCCGCTTGCCAACTGCGAGGGCGTGCTGGACGTGACGACGCCGTTCTCGACGACGGTGCACATGGACATCTGGACGGACACGCCGGATGCCTCTGCGTTCTCGAAGAAGCTGAACAGGACGTACCAGACACACGCGAGGGAGCGCTACGGCGGCGTCtcgtgcgcggctgcgggcAGCGGGGAGACGTACCACAGTGTCTTCTACAACACGTCGGCTTTGCACGAGGTCGCCATCGAGACAGCGAATGTCTTTGCCGCCCACCTTCGTGTGGCAACTGGCCGATATAACACGAGTGTTACCACTGCTGTGGCACCTCTCCCCAAAacatcgcagcagcaggcggtggaGTCATCTCTGTACGCGATGATGATTGCCGTGATCATCATGATCCCGTTCACCTTTATTCCTTCGACCTTTGTGGGCTGGATTGTGAGGGAGCGCGAGTGCAAAGCGCGGCACCTGCAGAACGTCTCTGGCCTGAGCTTCTACATCTATTGGCTATCCAATTTCTTGTTCGACCTTTGCTCGTACATCATCACGATGTGCCTCGTCATCGTTGTCTTCCTCGTTTTCGGCCGTGACGAGTACGTTGCGCTGAACAACATCGGTGCAACGTTTGTGGTGCTTCTGCTTTACGGCGTGTCGGGCATCCTCATGGCATACGCGCTCAGCTTCGCCTTCGACAATCATTCCACTGCGCAGAATGTCGTCATGCTTGTCAACTTCATTGTGGGGTTTCTGCTTGTACTGGCGGTGTCTGCGCTGACGTTGATAGAGGCGACAGGGAAGGTGGCCAAAGTGCTCCGCTTTATCTTTCGCATTGTACCTAGTTACTGCGTTGGCGAGGCAATCAATAACCTCGCGTTGCTCAAGGTGACCCGCGCGTTCGGCGTGGACACCAGCACGTGGGACATGGACGTTGTggggtgggtgtgcgtgtatatGGCGATCGAGATCCCGGTGTTCCTGTTCATCACGCTGTTCATTGACCACCccgggcggcggcagcgcagccagcGACTGTTCCACAACCcggacggtgctgcggaggtgatcgaggaggaggacgaggacgtcgcggtggagcggcgcgcTGTGCTGGAGGGTGGCGAGCGCGAGGGCGACCTTGTGCGGGTGCTGAACCTACGGAAGGAGTACGCGAACGGGAAGGTTGCGGTGCGGAACATCACGCTGGGCGTGAGGCCCGGGGAGGTGTTTGGGTTCCTGGGGACGAACGGCGCGGGCAAGACGACGGCGATCTCGATCCTATGCCAGGAGTTCTACCCGACGAGCGGGCGAGCCTACGTGTGCGGGAACGACATTGTGACGGAGagcagcgaggcgctgcggtgcatcGGGTACTGCCCGCAGTTCGACGCGTGCCTGGACCTgctgacggtggaggagcaccTGTACCTGTACGCCGGCGTGCGCGGGATCTCGTCGCGCGCGTGCGACCGCGTTGTGCGTGGGCTGATGAAGCTGTGCGGACTGACGGAGTACCGGCGCACGAAGTCGCACGAGCTGAGCGGCGGCAACCGGCGCAAGCTGTCTGTTGCTGTGTCGCTGATTGGCGGGCCGCGCGTTGTGTTCTTCGACGAGCCGTCGGCCGGCATGGACCCCGTAGCGCGGCGCGGGCTGTGGAACGCGATCGAGACGGTGGCGGACAACTGCTCCGTTGTGCTGACGACGCACCacctggaggaggtggaggcgcttgCGCACCGCGTTGCGATCATGGTGGACGGGACGCTGCGGTGCATCGGCGACAAGACGCACTTGAAGCAGAAGTACGGGACGGGGttcgaggtggcggtgcgcgtggcggACGAGTCGCCGGAGGTGATGGCTGGCGTGGAGCTGTTCTTCGAGAGGGAGTTCCCGTCGAGCAAGCTgacggaggtgcgcgcggGGCGCTTCACATACCAGCTGCCGAACACTGTGCGCCTGTCGAGCGTGTTCActgcgctggagcagcagaaggagaagctgcagaTGCGCGACTACAGCGTGTCACAGACGTCGATTGAGCAGGTGTTCATGCGCATCagcgagaaggcggagcttgagcacgaggaggcgcaccggcagcgcatAGAGAGCAAGAAGTCGTGCtgcatgtgctgctgcagtggctTGCCGCGCTGA
- a CDS encoding putative isovaleryl-coA dehydrogenase, which yields MRRVLQSSLGRRPATCGWTAAATMTSASRAFMDLYNPTPEHAALRETVAKFSREVVDRHAREDDMNGHFNRDLFEQLGDLGVMGVTVPEADGGAGMDAVAAVIVHHELSKYDPGFCLAYLAHSMLFVNNFYYSASPAQRARWLPKVLTGEHVGAMGMSEPSAGTDVLGMRMTAKKDSNGNYVLNGSKIWITNGTVADVFLIYAKVDGKITAFAVERGMKGFTQGPKIDKCGMRASHMCQLFFEDVVVPAENLLGEEGKGMVGMMRNLELERVTLAAMAVGIAERSVELMTSYASERKAFGQSISNFGQIQRYIAEGYADTEAAKALVYSVSHNVHPDNKNRLGSDAAKLFATPIAKKVADSAIQVMGGMGYSQGMPVERLWRDAKLLEIGGGTIEAHHKNITKDLLKGHN from the coding sequence ATGCGTCGTGTGCTGCAGTCGTCGCtgggccgccgccccgctACGTGCGGGTGGACAGCGGCCGCCACCATGACGTCCGCGAGCCGTGCCTTCATGGATCTGTACAACCCAACACCTGAGCACGCGGCCTTGCGTGAGACCGTGGCCAAGTTTTCTCGTGAGGTGGTCGACAGGCATGCCAGGGAGGACGACATGAACGGCCACTTCAACCGCGACCTCTTCGAGCAGCTTGGCGACCTGGGTGTAATGGGTGTGACAGTTCCCGAggcggacggcggcgccggcatggatgctgtggctgctgtgATCGTCCACCACGAGCTCTCCAAGTATGACCCCGGGTTCTGCCTAGCCTACCTCGCTCACTCCATGCTCTTTGTGAACAACTTTTATTACAGCGCttcgccggcgcagcgggcgcGGTGGCTGCCTAAGGTGCTCACGGGCGAGCACGTTGGCGCCATGGGCATGTCGGAGCCGAGCGCTGGCACCGATGTGTTGGGAATGCGGATGACCGCGAAGAAGGACAGCAACGGCAACTACGTGTTGAACGGCAGCAAGATTTGGATCACGAACGGAACAGTCGCCGACGTGTTTCTCATCTACGCCAAGGTGGACGGCAAGATCACAGCCTTCGCGGTAGAGCGCGGCATGAAGGGCTTCACGCAGGGCCCGAAGATTGACAAATGTGGCATGCGTGCCTCTCACATGTGCCAGCTCTTCTTCGAGGACGTCGTGGTCCCGGCGGAGAATTTGCTCGGTGAGGAGGGCAAGGGCATGGTGGGCATGATGCGCAACCTAGAGCTGGAGCGCGTCACCTTGGCTGCCATGGCGGTCGGCATCGCGGAGCGCTCTGTAGAGCTCATGACGTCATATGCCTCAGAGCGGAAAGCGTTTGGCCAGTCCATCTCTAACTTCGGCCAGATCCAGCGCTACATCGCAGAGGGCTACGCCGACACTGAGGCGGCGAAGGCACTGGTGTACTCGGTCAGCCACAACGTCCACCCAGACAACAAGAACCGTCTAGGCAGCGATGCCGCCAAGCTGTTTGCCACACCGATTGCCAAGAAGGTCGCGGACTCGGCGATCCAGGTGATGGGTGGTATGGGGTACTCGCAAGGTATGCCGGTTGAGCGACTCTGGCGCGAcgcgaagctgctggagaTCGGTGGCGGTACCATCGAGGCACACCACAAGAACATCACCAAGGATCTCCTGAAGGGGCACAATTAG